A genomic window from Dechloromonas sp. A34 includes:
- a CDS encoding conjugal transfer protein TraG N-terminal domain-containing protein, translated as MWEIYAYQNADSLFGVFNAAAAIHASGDYAAALAAVAFCGFVAALIAYAFAPEKLQGWKWLGTVVLVFSVLIVPKVTVGIVDKVGGSAVKVVSNVPFGVAALGGITSTIGNTLTSLFETAFQVIPGVGALPVELSYQQNGLMFGNRLIRETGNVVFQDPAFRTDLINFIHNCTTYDLIDGTLDPAVFSASDDVWPLMASPNPARFSTLTSAGASVGVDTCPNVYLSLNGRLPAQISRIQGRLAFQLNPTLPGAAAAAAIAGQIQQAYIKNSIATAAATAADLIRQNAMLNAIEDTSKIVGQKVNDPAAMVLAVGRAQAVAQQNASWLNYGKVAEQALPVFRNVVEAVTYAMFPLMVLLLLLTSGRETMLAFKGYAAVLIWIQLWPPLYAILNYMASIYAAYDLAAAADLGTGGKSLALQTASTIYSRAISGEAVVGYLAISIPFIAWAALKRMENFGTALVGGLSGLQGMISGGTSAATVGNVSMGNVGMDQMQLAPNRTSAFMSSWQNDLSGNTFSSNALTSRTAVSLLRNQGFASRVVSMRVSEQDVQQASRQVDAARGEAVSATTEQSAALSEVFSRGLKKLRSTRNSSGSSTSSFEQMGDTLNQLDQITQSLAQSTGLSQAQVARIAFGAAAHVGVNAKVAGAELHTSADKSYQSSLSAQEQKALSSLSGEQLVAFKQFGDRVSRDASYLQALSNDASEAREMSSRLGSTRARSERADATLADRTSFAERVSSAYDKGESISIDIAQDPHNMKMFLRYAQTYGGNSAAAHALMSAELARQSLRPNRVISDGSSLPTSFGDVRDLHNEQLHDVAITPDINATHQAQVTKTSRFSSNPSRPLEQKTEPPSPVREEVQRRAVQIHGEAAAKREEFDGKAEIIKTDDGTLASKKSLMWQSARQVYKDGEATVGNAKDAVQDLIKSKK; from the coding sequence ATGTGGGAAATCTACGCCTACCAGAATGCCGACAGTCTGTTCGGCGTCTTCAATGCCGCCGCCGCGATCCACGCTTCAGGCGATTATGCCGCTGCCCTGGCGGCCGTGGCCTTCTGCGGTTTTGTGGCGGCCCTGATTGCCTACGCTTTCGCCCCCGAGAAATTACAGGGCTGGAAGTGGCTGGGCACGGTCGTGCTGGTCTTTTCGGTGCTGATTGTGCCCAAGGTTACGGTAGGCATCGTGGACAAGGTCGGCGGTTCGGCCGTCAAAGTTGTTAGCAACGTGCCGTTCGGGGTGGCCGCGTTGGGCGGCATCACCAGTACGATCGGCAACACGCTGACCAGTCTGTTCGAGACCGCCTTCCAGGTCATCCCGGGCGTCGGCGCCCTGCCGGTCGAACTGAGTTATCAGCAGAACGGACTGATGTTCGGAAACCGTCTGATCCGCGAAACCGGCAATGTGGTATTTCAGGATCCGGCCTTCCGCACCGACCTGATCAACTTTATCCATAACTGCACGACTTATGATCTGATCGACGGCACGCTCGATCCGGCTGTCTTTTCTGCATCGGATGATGTCTGGCCGCTGATGGCCTCACCCAATCCGGCGCGCTTCAGTACGCTGACCAGTGCCGGCGCCAGTGTCGGCGTCGATACCTGCCCCAATGTGTACCTGAGCCTCAATGGCCGATTGCCGGCCCAGATCAGCCGCATCCAGGGGCGCCTGGCCTTCCAACTCAACCCAACCTTGCCCGGTGCCGCTGCTGCAGCGGCCATCGCCGGACAAATCCAGCAGGCCTATATCAAGAACAGTATTGCCACCGCAGCAGCGACGGCAGCTGATCTCATCCGGCAGAACGCCATGCTCAATGCCATCGAGGACACCAGCAAGATCGTCGGCCAGAAGGTCAATGATCCGGCGGCGATGGTTCTGGCGGTCGGCCGCGCCCAGGCAGTGGCCCAGCAGAATGCTTCTTGGCTCAATTACGGCAAGGTGGCCGAACAGGCACTGCCCGTGTTCCGCAACGTGGTCGAGGCGGTGACCTACGCGATGTTCCCCCTCATGGTCCTGCTGCTCCTGCTCACTAGCGGCCGCGAGACAATGCTCGCCTTCAAGGGCTATGCAGCGGTGCTGATCTGGATTCAGTTGTGGCCGCCGCTCTACGCCATCCTGAACTACATGGCTTCGATCTACGCGGCTTACGACCTCGCCGCCGCTGCCGACCTCGGAACGGGGGGCAAATCGCTGGCATTGCAGACGGCTTCGACGATCTATTCGCGGGCAATCTCGGGAGAGGCCGTTGTCGGTTACCTCGCCATCAGTATTCCATTCATTGCCTGGGCCGCCCTGAAGCGCATGGAAAACTTTGGAACAGCGCTGGTCGGTGGCTTGTCGGGGCTACAAGGGATGATCTCGGGCGGCACCTCGGCCGCCACCGTTGGTAACGTCTCAATGGGGAATGTCGGTATGGACCAGATGCAACTGGCACCCAACCGTACATCGGCGTTCATGAGCAGCTGGCAAAACGACCTCTCTGGAAATACGTTCTCATCGAACGCGCTCACCAGCCGAACTGCTGTCAGCCTGTTGCGCAATCAGGGATTCGCTTCGCGAGTAGTCTCGATGCGTGTATCCGAACAGGATGTGCAGCAAGCCAGCCGGCAGGTCGACGCGGCGCGTGGTGAAGCCGTGTCAGCGACCACGGAGCAATCGGCAGCACTATCTGAAGTGTTTTCTCGCGGGCTCAAAAAGCTTCGCTCCACGCGCAACAGCAGCGGTTCCAGCACCAGTAGCTTCGAGCAAATGGGCGACACGCTGAACCAGCTAGATCAGATCACGCAAAGCCTTGCCCAGAGCACCGGTCTCAGCCAAGCGCAGGTTGCGCGCATCGCTTTCGGTGCGGCCGCCCATGTCGGCGTGAATGCAAAAGTCGCCGGTGCTGAACTTCACACCAGCGCCGACAAATCCTACCAGTCGAGCCTTTCCGCCCAGGAACAGAAAGCGTTGTCCAGCCTAAGTGGGGAGCAGTTGGTAGCCTTCAAACAATTCGGTGACCGGGTATCGAGGGACGCCAGCTATCTGCAGGCGCTCTCGAACGACGCGAGCGAGGCCCGCGAGATGTCGTCCCGCCTCGGTTCGACGCGGGCCCGTTCCGAGCGGGCGGATGCCACTCTTGCCGACCGTACCAGTTTTGCGGAACGTGTATCGTCCGCCTACGACAAGGGCGAATCCATCTCCATCGACATCGCCCAAGACCCGCACAATATGAAGATGTTCCTCCGGTACGCCCAGACCTACGGTGGCAACAGCGCCGCCGCTCACGCCTTGATGTCGGCCGAACTGGCCCGCCAGTCATTGCGCCCGAACCGGGTTATTTCGGATGGGAGCAGTCTCCCGACCTCCTTTGGAGACGTCCGCGACCTCCATAATGAGCAGTTGCATGATGTCGCCATCACCCCGGATATCAACGCAACTCACCAGGCTCAAGTGACCAAGACCTCTCGCTTTAGCAGCAATCCAAGTCGACCGCTGGAACAGAAAACCGAACCACCTTCGCCCGTGCGCGAGGAAGTGCAGCGACGCGCCGTCCAGATTCACGGCGAGGCCGCAGCGAAGCGCGAAGAATTCGACGGCAAGGCTGAAATCATCAAGACTGACGACGGGACATTGGCATCGAAGAAGTCGCTGATGTGGCAATCAGCCAGGCAGGTATACAAAGATGGAGAGGCAACGGTAGGTAACGCAAAGGATGCCGTGCAGGATCTGATCAAGTCGAAGAAGTAA
- a CDS encoding conjugal transfer protein TraH, translating to MTHYDHTHFRRSAAAILALLLATPSVQLQAGDLNSEVNNMFNNLGAIGNYTAPGAFRGQTFNTYTGGSLMMRSPNKVYQLAAIQFPSAKAGCGGIDVFGGSFSHISATEFKNMLRNITAALPGIAFQLALEAVSPLLGGLTKWAKGLETWINNARINSCETAKAIVSTAAESIGYSSQETCADLAIEMGMESDRDAARRRCATDRPSILSSARSSGDPKVKNKAPFVGNLTWKALQYTGAYLDDQERELIMSLVGTIIYYPEESARDPEPIAPTLTSISQLLYGQGAAAGTDVVQHVLKCNDYSNCDVVTLNTAYTHTPFTAKVEAIMRSIAEKITTRTAIPNNSAEVGFVNQTSEPVYKMLSIGTSIPGSGLADSLIAQYRDVIAADYAYVFLERNLRLGMAALDKNYTLQQSQREQANQVRQRAQAMLMQLSQEKNLLYQKVGSFRAVSNHLEQLERQLRSSMPQHVMDMLGQQAAYLSQ from the coding sequence ATGACACATTACGACCATACCCATTTTCGACGTAGCGCTGCCGCCATCCTGGCGTTGCTGCTGGCGACCCCATCCGTTCAACTGCAGGCCGGCGACCTCAACAGCGAGGTCAACAACATGTTCAACAATCTGGGCGCCATCGGTAACTACACGGCACCGGGTGCCTTCCGTGGCCAGACCTTCAATACCTACACCGGCGGCAGCCTGATGATGCGTTCGCCGAACAAGGTTTATCAGCTGGCCGCTATCCAGTTCCCCAGCGCCAAAGCCGGCTGCGGCGGCATCGACGTCTTTGGCGGTTCCTTCTCGCACATTTCGGCAACCGAATTCAAGAACATGCTGAGGAACATCACGGCCGCCCTGCCGGGGATCGCTTTTCAACTCGCCTTGGAGGCGGTCTCGCCGCTGCTGGGCGGGCTGACCAAGTGGGCCAAGGGACTCGAGACCTGGATCAACAACGCCCGTATCAATTCCTGCGAAACTGCCAAGGCCATTGTTAGCACGGCGGCTGAGTCGATTGGCTACAGCTCTCAGGAGACCTGCGCTGATCTGGCCATCGAGATGGGCATGGAAAGCGACCGCGATGCAGCCCGTCGGCGTTGCGCGACAGATCGGCCCAGCATTCTCTCCTCGGCACGTTCCTCGGGCGACCCCAAGGTGAAAAACAAGGCGCCCTTCGTCGGCAACCTGACCTGGAAAGCCTTGCAGTACACCGGTGCCTATCTGGATGATCAAGAGCGCGAACTGATCATGAGTCTGGTCGGCACCATCATCTATTACCCGGAAGAGTCGGCACGCGACCCCGAGCCGATTGCCCCGACGCTGACCTCGATCAGCCAGTTGCTCTACGGCCAGGGCGCAGCCGCTGGCACCGATGTCGTGCAGCATGTCTTGAAGTGCAATGACTACAGCAATTGCGATGTCGTCACCTTGAACACCGCGTACACCCACACGCCCTTTACCGCCAAGGTCGAGGCGATCATGCGCTCCATTGCCGAGAAGATCACGACGCGCACCGCCATTCCCAATAACTCGGCCGAGGTCGGTTTCGTCAACCAGACCAGCGAGCCGGTCTACAAGATGTTGTCCATCGGTACCAGCATCCCGGGATCGGGCTTAGCCGACAGCTTGATCGCCCAGTACCGCGACGTGATTGCCGCCGACTACGCCTATGTTTTTCTTGAACGTAATCTACGTCTGGGCATGGCTGCGCTGGATAAGAACTACACCTTGCAGCAGTCACAACGGGAGCAGGCCAACCAGGTTCGCCAGCGCGCGCAGGCCATGCTTATGCAACTCTCCCAGGAAAAGAATCTGCTCTACCAGAAGGTCGGCTCCTTCCGGGCGGTATCAAACCACCTGGAGCAACTCGAACGCCAACTGCGCTCCAGCATGCCGCAACACGTGATGGACATGCTCGGTCAGCAGGCAGCTTACCTGTCGCAATAG
- a CDS encoding thioredoxin family protein, with the protein MTIHNRPARLLLLTFAVMLGSHGAVAQDAASRYWGDSWRGWHFYEEPMPEELEHPLPPGKSTATAPPAHPSRAPELVEFERLQKTLEETRNIAIMRPSEANVRRYMVLESQVVARASYFADVAQRVAWATPQLDPTLQGRPVNAKALEVFDQAELVDRSRAIADLGKDHILFFFYRSDCPYCHAFAPTLAAFQARHGIQVVAISVDGGPLPNFPNARPDNGIATALKVSQVPAVFLAQPFTGKITPIGFGVLSESQLLERIATVTGPQAETMLPTTTQGLALPPEVP; encoded by the coding sequence ATGACGATCCACAACCGCCCCGCCCGCCTCCTGCTGCTGACCTTTGCCGTAATGCTCGGCAGCCATGGTGCAGTAGCCCAGGATGCTGCTTCCCGTTACTGGGGCGACAGCTGGCGCGGCTGGCATTTTTATGAAGAGCCGATGCCCGAGGAGCTTGAACATCCATTACCACCGGGCAAGTCCACAGCAACTGCACCACCGGCTCACCCCTCGCGCGCACCGGAACTGGTCGAATTCGAACGTCTCCAGAAAACCCTGGAAGAGACGCGCAACATCGCCATCATGCGACCGAGCGAAGCCAATGTCCGGCGCTACATGGTACTGGAGTCCCAGGTCGTCGCCCGCGCTTCCTATTTCGCCGACGTCGCGCAGCGCGTGGCCTGGGCTACACCGCAACTGGACCCCACCCTGCAGGGCCGCCCGGTCAATGCCAAGGCCTTGGAAGTCTTCGACCAGGCCGAGTTGGTGGATCGCTCGCGCGCCATCGCCGACTTGGGCAAGGATCACATCCTGTTCTTCTTCTACCGCTCGGATTGCCCGTATTGCCATGCCTTCGCGCCGACGTTGGCAGCCTTCCAGGCCCGTCACGGTATCCAGGTCGTCGCCATCAGCGTGGACGGTGGCCCGCTCCCGAATTTTCCCAATGCCCGCCCGGACAACGGCATTGCCACCGCCCTGAAAGTCAGCCAAGTGCCCGCCGTTTTTCTGGCCCAGCCCTTCACCGGAAAGATCACCCCGATCGGCTTCGGCGTGCTCTCGGAGTCTCAGTTACTCGAGCGGATCGCCACTGTGACCGGCCCTCAAGCCGAAACCATGCTGCCCACCACCACACAAGGTCTCGCCCTACCCCCGGAGGTGCCATGA
- the traN gene encoding type-F conjugative transfer system mating-pair stabilization protein TraN, with protein sequence MGSLADYYSGCTTAEVSTAAGTTTKICNRYSGVGNYTTRRDLTVEIDLQPSCVEGTWVAHGQVNRNGADYMVAEAQCQLRSDGLQRFRFYAAGGRGACIGWQTVDLPTTPASQATYVTNLSPHWEGSCWRPFTVNMMPGSGCTAGMCNYTFQFSGFAGLVKWNLPLSFVQPAMVQHETDVWVDKSAVLNAGGRCAITTADTCVDGPATKAIEGRPVARACWSYERTLTCTSGAPVDECAALASSGCSPLSSTCKQMNVGSGLCEITQDTFTCPVAAQTATTASNCPTNVYCLGTNCFNTSYTNDADFARSMSLMEAGREAGVYLDTSKMQVFKGEGNRCRHRLLKNCCSSDSAGAGMTNQSLFGTGSSLVYDVLMNSQNREFLYQGMQALLLGGGFSGSFTTYGITVAVNGTALPASSAVLYSGESLVVAFDPWSLVIAIVIYIIMSMSSCNEEEGKLAMKEGAGLCHTVGTWCSSCFRLFGKCVSCLEHSTGKCCFNSKLARIVNEQGRVQVGKGWGSGESPDCSGFTIAQLQSLNFAAMDLTEFYASIVPTLPNTGALQGSNAARLTTCYYGQGKCQ encoded by the coding sequence TTGGGTAGCCTGGCCGACTATTATTCGGGCTGCACCACCGCCGAGGTCAGCACCGCGGCGGGCACAACGACCAAGATCTGCAACCGCTACAGTGGTGTCGGCAACTACACGACGCGGCGCGATTTGACAGTTGAGATAGACCTCCAGCCCAGTTGCGTTGAAGGAACCTGGGTCGCCCACGGCCAAGTCAACCGCAACGGCGCCGACTACATGGTGGCGGAAGCGCAATGCCAACTGCGCAGCGATGGGCTGCAGCGTTTTCGCTTCTATGCGGCCGGTGGCCGGGGTGCCTGCATCGGCTGGCAGACCGTAGACCTGCCGACCACACCGGCCAGCCAGGCCACCTATGTCACCAACCTTTCCCCGCATTGGGAGGGCAGTTGCTGGAGGCCGTTCACAGTCAACATGATGCCGGGTTCAGGCTGCACGGCCGGGATGTGCAATTACACCTTCCAGTTCAGCGGCTTTGCCGGGCTCGTGAAGTGGAACTTGCCACTGTCGTTCGTTCAGCCGGCCATGGTGCAACACGAAACCGATGTCTGGGTCGACAAGAGCGCCGTGCTGAACGCCGGTGGGCGCTGCGCCATCACCACTGCCGACACCTGTGTCGACGGCCCGGCGACCAAGGCTATCGAAGGCCGTCCCGTGGCCCGTGCCTGCTGGTCCTATGAGCGCACCCTGACCTGCACTTCGGGTGCCCCGGTCGACGAGTGCGCAGCGCTGGCTAGCAGCGGCTGCTCGCCACTCAGCAGCACCTGCAAGCAAATGAATGTCGGCAGCGGGCTGTGCGAGATAACCCAGGACACCTTTACCTGCCCCGTCGCCGCGCAAACCGCAACCACCGCCTCGAACTGCCCGACCAACGTCTATTGCCTGGGTACGAACTGCTTCAACACCAGTTACACCAACGATGCCGACTTTGCCCGTTCGATGTCGCTGATGGAAGCCGGACGCGAAGCCGGCGTGTATCTCGACACCAGCAAAATGCAGGTCTTCAAGGGGGAAGGCAATCGCTGCCGCCATCGCCTGCTGAAGAACTGTTGCAGTTCGGATTCGGCTGGCGCCGGCATGACCAATCAGAGCCTGTTCGGCACCGGTTCAAGTTTGGTCTACGACGTGCTGATGAATTCCCAGAACCGCGAGTTCCTCTACCAGGGCATGCAAGCCTTGCTGCTGGGCGGCGGTTTCAGCGGTAGCTTCACCACTTATGGCATCACCGTCGCGGTCAACGGTACGGCCCTGCCGGCCAGCTCGGCCGTGCTCTATTCCGGTGAGAGCCTGGTCGTCGCCTTCGACCCCTGGTCTCTGGTCATCGCGATCGTCATCTACATCATCATGTCGATGTCGTCCTGCAACGAGGAAGAAGGCAAACTCGCCATGAAGGAAGGGGCCGGCCTGTGCCATACCGTCGGCACCTGGTGCTCCTCCTGCTTCCGTCTCTTCGGCAAATGCGTCTCCTGCCTCGAACACAGCACCGGCAAGTGTTGCTTCAACAGCAAACTGGCCCGCATCGTCAATGAGCAGGGCCGCGTGCAGGTCGGCAAGGGCTGGGGTTCGGGCGAAAGTCCAGACTGCTCGGGCTTCACCATCGCGCAACTCCAGAGCCTCAATTTTGCGGCGATGGACCTCACCGAGTTCTACGCCTCCATCGTCCCGACGCTGCCCAATACCGGCGCGCTGCAGGGCAGCAATGCCGCGCGCCTGACGACTTGCTACTACGGACAAGGGAAGTGCCAATGA
- the trbC gene encoding type-F conjugative transfer system pilin assembly protein TrbC, whose translation MSATDFHHPFATLILGLSAALAAGSSALAQTMPIVTEADIERARRETPTVTEQDIELARQKFALPDDAGQRSTPLTSPNLETLPQPATQIPVDLEALARGYAGQSDAMTQAQGLTAGPGLFIFVSLTMPRATLQRLVDQAARAKATIVIRGFANGLLRDTVAQVQGLIGKRQVAIQIDPLAFDRFAITKVPSFVLVRDGTRPVACASGSCAPADSFLRSTGDVSLDYALEHMQRSAPAFSPAVELFLKRIKG comes from the coding sequence GTGTCGGCTACTGACTTCCATCATCCCTTCGCCACCCTGATCCTCGGTCTAAGCGCCGCGCTCGCTGCCGGCAGTTCGGCTCTGGCGCAGACAATGCCGATCGTCACGGAGGCGGACATCGAACGCGCCCGGCGCGAGACCCCCACCGTCACCGAGCAAGATATCGAGTTGGCGCGGCAGAAGTTCGCCCTGCCTGACGACGCTGGACAGCGATCCACTCCGTTGACCAGTCCAAACCTTGAGACGCTACCCCAACCAGCGACCCAAATACCGGTCGACCTGGAAGCGCTGGCCCGCGGCTATGCCGGGCAATCCGACGCGATGACTCAGGCGCAGGGGCTTACTGCCGGGCCAGGACTTTTCATCTTCGTCAGCCTGACCATGCCCCGCGCCACGCTGCAACGTCTGGTCGACCAGGCGGCTCGCGCCAAGGCCACTATCGTCATCCGCGGCTTTGCCAACGGTTTGCTGCGCGATACGGTTGCTCAGGTCCAGGGATTGATCGGCAAACGGCAGGTAGCAATCCAGATCGATCCGCTGGCCTTCGACCGCTTCGCCATCACGAAGGTACCCAGCTTCGTCTTGGTGCGCGACGGCACACGTCCCGTTGCCTGTGCCAGTGGCAGTTGCGCGCCCGCCGACAGTTTCCTGCGCTCGACCGGTGACGTCAGCCTGGATTACGCCCTGGAACACATGCAGCGCTCGGCGCCTGCCTTCAGCCCCGCCGTCGAACTCTTCCTGAAACGCATCAAAGGATAG
- the traU gene encoding conjugal transfer pilus assembly protein TraU: MSQRYFVNSLPFLLAFLLGFSSLPALAAGTATCTGKFPNPITDICWSCILPISIGSARIANFGDQEDTDNPPNPVCSCLVNPIVGLSIGFWEPARHVEVVRKPFCLVSLGGVDLDPGIPAPEAARFTRPEGDGDGGGFYQAHYYLNPVMYWLEVVTDFPCLEKSSFDLAYMTEVDPLWADDELTLILNPDAVLFANPAAIAACAADCVAASVGFGIREMFWCAGCQGGIYPLNGHVPYHLGGVRTAALMAQRLSAKMHRELVAWGWHGKDGLCGPYFEPVMDKTAYKTQLTYPIPNTDKEGGRCCQPFGRTTVLWGAGKEYPVRGEDFAFMLFRKRNCCVGY, from the coding sequence ATGAGCCAACGCTACTTCGTGAACAGTCTCCCTTTCCTTCTGGCGTTCCTCCTCGGCTTCTCCTCCCTGCCAGCCCTGGCCGCCGGTACCGCCACCTGCACCGGCAAGTTTCCGAATCCGATCACCGATATCTGCTGGTCCTGCATCCTGCCGATCAGCATTGGTAGTGCGCGCATCGCCAATTTCGGCGACCAGGAAGATACCGACAATCCGCCCAATCCCGTCTGCAGTTGTCTGGTCAATCCGATCGTCGGTCTGTCCATCGGTTTCTGGGAGCCGGCGCGCCATGTCGAAGTGGTGCGCAAACCCTTCTGCCTCGTCTCGCTCGGCGGGGTCGACCTTGATCCGGGCATCCCGGCCCCCGAGGCGGCTCGCTTTACCCGGCCGGAAGGCGATGGCGACGGTGGCGGGTTCTATCAGGCGCATTACTACCTGAACCCGGTGATGTACTGGCTGGAAGTCGTCACCGACTTTCCCTGCCTGGAAAAGAGCTCCTTCGACCTGGCCTACATGACCGAGGTCGATCCCTTGTGGGCCGACGACGAACTCACCTTGATCCTCAATCCCGATGCCGTGCTGTTCGCCAATCCGGCCGCCATTGCCGCATGCGCCGCCGATTGCGTCGCAGCCTCGGTTGGCTTCGGCATACGCGAGATGTTCTGGTGCGCTGGTTGCCAAGGCGGCATCTATCCGCTCAATGGGCACGTTCCCTACCACCTGGGTGGCGTGCGGACTGCCGCGCTGATGGCCCAGCGCTTGAGCGCCAAGATGCACCGTGAGTTGGTGGCCTGGGGCTGGCATGGCAAAGACGGCCTGTGCGGGCCGTACTTCGAGCCAGTGATGGACAAGACTGCCTACAAAACCCAACTCACCTATCCCATTCCCAACACCGACAAGGAAGGCGGCCGTTGTTGCCAGCCCTTCGGGCGGACCACCGTGCTCTGGGGGGCCGGCAAGGAATACCCGGTACGCGGCGAGGACTTCGCCTTCATGTTGTTTCGTAAAAGGAATTGCTGTGTCGGCTACTGA
- the traW gene encoding type-F conjugative transfer system protein TraW has translation MKRLIATIPLLFALLLVAPGAPALDLGVIGPTYEISEPHLLQMIKQRLRDKERSGELKRLEEQARERGIATVKNPPPVAGLHSTETARTFYFDPSFALDRNILGPQGELLFAAGTRKNPLEVVSLSRHLLFFDGRDARQVGRARQLIAFYQGRVKPILVGGSYLDLMKSWRMPVYFDQQGLLTRRLGITQVPALVSQEGLRLRIDELEVAP, from the coding sequence ATGAAACGCCTGATCGCCACCATTCCCCTGCTCTTCGCACTGCTGCTGGTCGCACCGGGCGCGCCGGCCCTTGATCTGGGCGTCATCGGGCCGACCTATGAGATCAGCGAACCGCATCTGCTGCAAATGATCAAGCAACGATTGCGCGACAAGGAGCGCAGCGGCGAACTCAAGCGCCTCGAAGAACAGGCCCGGGAACGCGGTATCGCAACCGTCAAAAACCCGCCACCGGTCGCAGGCCTGCATTCGACCGAGACAGCCAGGACCTTCTACTTCGACCCGAGCTTCGCACTCGATCGCAATATTCTCGGCCCCCAGGGCGAGTTGCTGTTTGCCGCCGGTACCCGCAAGAACCCGCTGGAAGTGGTCTCGCTATCCCGGCATCTGCTCTTTTTCGATGGGCGCGACGCGCGCCAGGTCGGCCGTGCCCGGCAGTTGATCGCCTTCTACCAGGGGCGAGTCAAACCGATCCTGGTCGGCGGTTCCTATCTCGACCTGATGAAGTCATGGCGCATGCCGGTCTATTTCGATCAGCAGGGTCTGCTCACCCGCCGCCTGGGCATCACCCAGGTTCCGGCCCTCGTATCGCAGGAAGGGCTGCGCCTGCGCATCGACGAACTGGAGGTCGCGCCATGA
- the traF gene encoding conjugative transfer signal peptidase TraF has protein sequence MNSDPLQLAVAHPAARPKHRQRILESVGDFLRHARQRWYLYLPIIAIWTLAYVRLFVDATPRVPVLFNWTPSLPYRVAWLHHGPHQLQRGDFIVFSFAGEAQQRYPGLRGQPFFKIVRGLPGDTVTVSGRQVAINGEDVGAAKTKAYDRRPLAPIAPTVIPPRYYYVQGTSSDSFDSRYQESGLVREEQVIGVVVPLL, from the coding sequence ATGAACAGTGATCCTCTTCAACTTGCGGTTGCCCATCCTGCTGCGAGACCCAAACACAGGCAGCGAATCCTCGAGAGTGTTGGCGACTTCCTGCGCCACGCCCGCCAGCGCTGGTACCTATATCTGCCGATCATCGCCATCTGGACTCTGGCCTATGTCCGCCTTTTCGTCGATGCGACACCGCGAGTACCGGTCCTTTTCAACTGGACACCGAGCCTGCCTTATCGCGTTGCCTGGCTACATCATGGCCCTCATCAGTTGCAGCGGGGCGACTTCATCGTCTTCTCCTTTGCCGGCGAGGCGCAACAGCGTTATCCGGGATTGCGCGGTCAGCCTTTCTTCAAGATCGTGCGCGGTTTGCCGGGCGATACCGTAACCGTCAGCGGCCGACAGGTGGCCATCAACGGCGAGGACGTCGGTGCGGCCAAGACAAAGGCCTACGACCGCAGGCCACTCGCGCCGATTGCGCCGACTGTCATCCCGCCTCGCTACTACTACGTGCAAGGCACCAGTTCCGACTCCTTCGACTCACGCTACCAGGAAAGTGGCTTGGTCCGGGAGGAGCAGGTGATCGGCGTCGTGGTCCCACTGCTCTGA